Genomic DNA from Triticum dicoccoides isolate Atlit2015 ecotype Zavitan chromosome 4B, WEW_v2.0, whole genome shotgun sequence:
GACTTTTGCGCTGCTGTGGAGTAATCTGATCAGGGATCGTGCAGTGACCAGAAGTAAAAAATTATACTCGATCTAGGAGAAGGTCATATTAATCTCTAGTCTTGTCTGGGGAATTGGGACTCAGTTTTAGACAGCACCAGTAAGCTACTGACAATATTCTGCGACAGCATCACTAGATTCTCGAAATTTGATTATGGTAATAAGGAAGTTTGTTTCGCTCACTAAGTGGTAACTGCACATGATGACTAATAAGAGAAACAAACTGTAATGAGTTCCATAAGAAACTGTAATGAGATTTTTTTTTTGGAGAAAGTCATATTAATCTCTAGTTTTGTCTGGGGAATTGGGACTCAGTTTGGTAGATAGCATCACTAAGCCACCGACAATATTCTGCGACAACATCACCAGATTCTTGAAATGTGATTATGGTAATAAGGAAGTTTGTTTCGCTCACTAAGTGGTAAGTGCACATGATGACTAATAAGAGAAACAAACTGTAATGAGTTCCATAAGAAACTGTACCGAGAAACAAATTTGCATCCATCAGATTCGGGCGCTACATATGGGTGTGCTGGTTTCGTGGTTTGTACTGTGTTTGACTTTCTGCTGTGGGGTAGTCTGATCACAGATCATGCAGTAACCAGAACTCCAGAAGTAAAAGGTTCTACTCGATCTACGAGAAATCGGGGCTCAGTTTGGTAGACAATATCGCTAAGCCACAGACAATATTCTGCGATAACCGAGCCGTAATTTTCTTTTTGTGTAACAACAACTCATTGTGTCGCCAAACACATTGGCAGTAACTATCATGTTGTGAAAATAGAGTCCAAGATCAAACAATTGATATTCAGTATACAGGCACTATGTCTATGCTTGCTGATCTTCTCACTAAAGGCTACCAGCATGTCTCTTTTGAACACATATTGCTGGCATGTGCCTAGTGGGAATCCTATAATTATTGGTCATTGGACAGTCATGATAACGAGATTCTCAAAATTCGATTATGGAAATAAGAAAGTTTGTTTCCCTCATCAATTGCACAGGATGACTAATAATAAAAGAAACAAACTGTAATGAGGGCCATAAGAAGGTAGTATGGCTATACAGTATACACACATAAAACCCCTAGATACCATAAGGTAGTTCGGCCATAATCTACTCACATCAATATGAATTAACCTGAGTTTGGCGAAGCCATCTTTCTAGTCAATGTAGTAGAAGAAGATGAGCCGATCACGAACCTGGTGAGTTTGCTGACAGTGTGGCTATTTCAAGTCAATGGAAAGCACTCTCCAGATTGGTTTGGAGTGATGCAAGATTGGGAGCACTTGTAACCTTGATTAATTTTGTGGTTTCAAGTCCAGGGCCACCTATTCCATGctcattaattaattagttaatcccCAATGACATTTTTAATCTCACAATTACTTATGCTACCTTTTAGGTCATAGTTAACTTAGTCATTTGATTAAATTATCATCTAACAGTGGGATCCCGACATCCCGTGCCACTGTGACAATATGTGATTTGATTAGATTGACAGCATTTTGGTAGGATGATCATTAGTTGGGTGCTAGCCTTCAAAATAATTAATTGGGTGTTTCTGGGTGAAGAGATCCTTTTTGTGGTTGGTTACCTTTGCTGGCTGTTGTACACACATATGCTTAATATATGTTTCGCTTATTTAATGTATAACTTGATTAGTTTATAGAACTTTATGATTTGATAGTGGCCCCTCTCCTTTTATGATAAACAAAAATAGTAGTCGTTTCGGTGCCTGCATGTTATCGGGAAACAGGAGTATCAATCAGTTTTGCTAGTCATACATTGAACAGCACACTATTTTCATGCTAGCTTAGATTGAGTGGGTGTTTTACTATAAGTTGGACTGTTTGATTCTGAGCTCCTGGTGAAAAAAAGTGAATTGTACAGTTGTCCTGGATGACAGGCCAGTCTGAGGGTTTGACATCACCTGTGATCTATAATTATATTTATACTTAAGTTTTCAGTAGAAGGTACAATTGTATTATTTCCCAAAGCATCGATCTGCATTGTAAGAAAGAAAGAGAACGTTGTGTTTTCTCAACATATGTTTTAGTCCTCAATGCCTTGTCTTTCAGTGAAGATGGAAATCCTGATATCTTTTCTTTCTTTGATGGTGCCGCAGGATTGCTCTGAATGGTTATTTACCAGTAAAAAAACCGATAAAGTTTGCCCATTCACAATGCACGTGAACTTTGATAAGTTTTCTGAAGGTCTGAAGATGAACATAAGTTGGTTGTTGGTTGTCCATAATATGAATTTTAAGAACAGCTTATTCACAATGTAGTTGCTGCACTTTACAGGCATTCTAGTTGGTGATGAGCTTGTCATAGATGGTGGAATGGCAACATTTGAAGTTACAGAGAAGATCGGAAGTGATCTGCGCTGTAAGTGCACAGACCCAGGTTTGCTTCTTCCTCGAGCCAAGTTGTCATTCTGGAGGGACGGAAAATTAGTTGAAAGGAACTTTGGGCTTCCTACATTATCCACAAAGGTTAACTTATAATGCAACACTTATTATTCTTGTAGCTCTTGTATTTCATTTTTGATAGTTTCATTTTAATTTTCTCACTCATTAAGAACAAACCATATGTTTGGTCATTATCAGTTTGATATCTAGCATGACAATTTTTTTGGCTAATATTCTTAAATTTTTATTCTTACATTACTTACTGAAACTAGTATCTTCTTGCTTGCTAACTGCCTATATTGTATTGTAGGATTGGGCTGACATTGAATTTGGCATAACTGAGGGAGTTGATTGTATTGCTCTTTCATTTGTAAAGGATGCTAATGACATTAAGTCCCTGAAAACGTACCTCTCCAGAAGATCATTAGAGTGAGCAGAACTGCAATTCTTAAAGGACCTAAATATAAGTTGGTGATACACATATTTGTTCCACAGAGGCGTCTGTAGTGTAAAAGTTGCTTAGAATGTCTAGGATTGTCCAAGTTAGAACTTCGATCACAGAAATTACCAGCAGCAGGGTTCTGACTTCTGAGCCTCTGACTGCTGTTGTACAGCTTCCAATAAGTGCAGGATTCTTTTGTAGTTTAGAGCATGCTATTTGCTATATCTAACTTGGAAAATGTGAAATGGCGTAGCAATAGAAATTGACGCCATTGTTTGACGATAGAGCATATAAAGTGGGAGTCTGTTATTTATCCAACTAAAATGGCACTTTAGGACTTGTGCCTGTGATACTGATATACGTCAAAACTTAGCAACTGGCACAGTTCAATCCATTAAAAGATGGCATACATATTCTTTAGGACTTAAGAGTTATATTACTGTTCATTTTGTTGGGTATCTGCTATTGTAATGCAATCTACTTGTATAACAGACACATTAAGATATTTGCAAAGATCGAGAGCCTGGAATCTCTCAAGAACCTGAAAGACATTGTAGAGGCATCAGATGGAGTCATGGTTGCGCGTGGTGATCTTGGAGTTCAGGTTCCTCTAGAACAAATCCCAGCCATCCAAGAGGCGATTGTTGAATTATGTCGAAACCTGAACAAGCCTGTGATAGTTGCTTCTCAGCTTCTGGAATCAATGGTTGAATACCCAACGCCTACTCGTGCAGAGGTAACCTGAACTAATTTTTATGAAATTTTGCTTCTCAAGACCTAATTACTTTAGCCTTTTATTCTCGCATTCACTTGACGAACTCTCGTTGCCTGTATTAAGGTGGCAGATGTTTCTGAAGCAGTGCGGCAGTACGCAGACGCTATAATGCTGTCAGCTGAGTCTGCTATAGGTGCATTTCCCGAGAAAGCTCTATCCGTCCTACGTGCTGCTAGTGAGCGGATGGAATCATGGAGCCGCGAGGAGAACATGCAAAGTCTTCTTCCGCAATATCAGCTTGCAATCGCTCTGCCCGACCGGATTTCGGAGCAGATTTGCACCAGCGCTGTGGAAATGGGTATCTTGTTTTCTTGTGTAAATAGACTCCATCATATCCAATCTCTATTGTTCCATCGAAATTCACTTGTTGTGTTATACTCCATGCAGCAAACAACCTTGCCGTGGACGCCATCTTCGTCTACACAAAGCATGGCCACATGGCGTCGCTCCTGTCACGCAACCGGCCCAACCCTCCCATCTTTGCGTTCACCGATGACTCCAACACAAGAAAGAGCATGAACCTTTACTGGGGTGTGATCCCGCTCCAGCTCCCGCTGTCGAACAGCATGGACGACAACTTCAAGCAGACCATCAAGCTCCTGAAGTCCAAGGGCTCGGTGAAACCTGGGGACTCCGTCTTGGTCGTTGCCGACTCGGATCTGAACCAACCTTGTGCTGCTGCCACATCATCAGTGTACCAATCCATTCAGGTCCGCTTGGTGGACTAGGCTAGGCATGATTGAACTCGGATAGCTGTCACTATACCGAGGTTTTACGGCAAATGTGCTATATAGAGTGAAGAACAGTTTGTGTATTTGTGCATGCATTACGTGTTTTCGCTGTCCAGTGTGTGAGATATATGATCATGTTGATCTCCGTGAGAACGGTTACTGCCTTACACTTGTGTTTGTGACAATTGCTGATCCCTTGTGgatgctttttttctttttctttttgaaggTAGAAGTATTGTTTGATCTCCGTACTGTCTCAGATGGTCCAGTTAAGCACAAATTCTTGCCGTGTTAGTGCTAGAGTTCTATCAGATGAATTTCAGTACTAAATTACTGTGAGCAAATACTAATAATTATGAATTAAGAGCCTTCTTTTGGATATTCTAAGACCTGTCTGCCACTCGTACCTCCTACATAA
This window encodes:
- the LOC119294610 gene encoding plastidial pyruvate kinase 1, chloroplastic-like; this encodes MATSAAASSFPSYLSPPPASRRSGARPALAAAAAEGVMDVVSEAELREKGFMGMRKTKLVCTVGPACVDALPALARGGMGVARVNLCHGGRDWHRAAMREVRRLNDEEGFCVSLMVDTEGSQLLVADHGGAASVKAEDCSEWLFTSKKTDKVCPFTMHVNFDKFSEGILVGDELVIDGGMATFEVTEKIGSDLRCKCTDPGLLLPRAKLSFWRDGKLVERNFGLPTLSTKDWADIEFGITEGVDCIALSFVKDANDIKSLKTYLSRRSLEHIKIFAKIESLESLKNLKDIVEASDGVMVARGDLGVQVPLEQIPAIQEAIVELCRNLNKPVIVASQLLESMVEYPTPTRAEVADVSEAVRQYADAIMLSAESAIGAFPEKALSVLRAASERMESWSREENMQSLLPQYQLAIALPDRISEQICTSAVEMANNLAVDAIFVYTKHGHMASLLSRNRPNPPIFAFTDDSNTRKSMNLYWGVIPLQLPLSNSMDDNFKQTIKLLKSKGSVKPGDSVLVVADSDLNQPCAAATSSVYQSIQVRLVD